One genomic region from Candidatus Edwardsbacteria bacterium encodes:
- a CDS encoding NAD(P)H-hydrate dehydratase: protein MIVVTPQQMREIDARAIRKYKISGLTLMENAGRAVAEQAEAMLGAGGLGDQRSICVVCGKGNNGGDGFAAARMLAENGFQVSVFLLGRINDVKGDALTNAKKLGKSGLKVREIVSAAGLTSLKKDLAGSHLVIDAIFGTGFKGPIGKNIASAMDLINASGRPVLSADIPSGVDGETGQVSSCAIRSDVTVTMGLLKTGLLFHPGKMLAGKTIIADIGFPAKAIEEQKIAVRLAEHSIVKDWLPARKPDAHKGSCGTVLVLAGSAGMTGAASLVSLSAMRSGAGLVYLGIPDSLNDIMEAKLTEVITKPLPETRNRTLSLSSLDRIFKLMAKADSLAIGPGLSAHPETAELVQLVIRSSNLPAVLDADGLNAFASRPELLRSAASLIMTPHYGELSRLLKADIPQIKSQPLKYALEAAKKFNQIIILKGAPTVTALPDGRAWINPTGNSGMATAGVGDVLAGLIGGLLAQGLAPERAAVLGAYLHGLAGDLAAEDKTEYCLLAGDIIEHLPRAFKKIMEDT, encoded by the coding sequence ATGATTGTAGTCACACCCCAACAGATGCGGGAGATAGACGCCCGGGCCATAAGGAAATACAAAATTTCCGGGCTGACCCTGATGGAGAACGCCGGGCGGGCGGTGGCCGAGCAGGCGGAGGCCATGCTGGGGGCCGGCGGGCTGGGCGACCAGCGGAGCATTTGCGTGGTCTGCGGCAAGGGGAATAACGGGGGGGACGGTTTTGCAGCCGCCAGGATGCTGGCGGAAAACGGCTTCCAGGTCTCGGTCTTTTTACTGGGGCGCATAAACGATGTTAAGGGCGATGCCCTGACCAATGCCAAAAAGCTGGGCAAGAGTGGATTGAAGGTCAGGGAGATAGTGTCGGCAGCAGGGCTGACATCGCTGAAGAAAGACCTGGCCGGTTCCCATCTGGTGATAGACGCCATCTTCGGCACGGGGTTCAAGGGCCCGATTGGAAAAAACATTGCTTCGGCCATGGACCTCATCAATGCTTCCGGCCGGCCGGTGCTATCGGCCGACATTCCCTCCGGAGTGGACGGGGAGACCGGGCAGGTATCATCCTGCGCTATCCGGTCGGATGTCACAGTCACCATGGGGCTTTTGAAGACCGGGCTGTTATTCCATCCCGGTAAAATGCTGGCTGGGAAAACCATAATCGCCGACATCGGATTTCCCGCAAAAGCCATAGAGGAACAGAAGATAGCTGTCCGCTTGGCAGAGCACTCTATCGTCAAAGACTGGCTGCCGGCCAGAAAACCCGATGCCCACAAGGGCAGCTGCGGAACGGTGCTGGTGCTGGCCGGCTCGGCCGGCATGACCGGAGCGGCCAGCCTGGTCTCGCTTTCCGCCATGCGTTCCGGCGCCGGGCTGGTTTATCTGGGGATCCCCGATAGTCTGAACGATATCATGGAGGCCAAGCTGACCGAGGTCATCACTAAGCCTCTGCCCGAGACCAGAAACCGCACCCTTTCCCTGTCTTCGCTGGACCGGATATTTAAGCTTATGGCCAAGGCCGATTCGCTGGCTATCGGGCCGGGGCTTTCGGCCCATCCCGAGACCGCCGAACTGGTGCAGTTGGTCATCAGGTCGAGCAACCTTCCGGCAGTATTGGATGCCGACGGCCTCAATGCCTTTGCCTCTAGGCCGGAACTGCTGAGGTCCGCAGCATCCTTGATAATGACACCCCACTACGGAGAATTGTCCCGGCTACTGAAAGCCGATATCCCACAGATAAAGAGCCAGCCACTCAAATATGCCTTGGAGGCGGCCAAGAAATTCAACCAAATAATCATTCTCAAAGGGGCTCCCACCGTCACCGCACTGCCGGACGGAAGGGCCTGGATCAACCCCACCGGCAACAGTGGCATGGCCACCGCCGGAGTGGGGGATGTGCTGGCCGGGCTGATAGGCGGGCTGCTGGCCCAGGGGCTGGCTCCGGAGAGGGCGGCGGTGCTGGGGGCCTATCTGCACGGTTTGGCCGGGGACCTGGCGGCTGAAGATAAAACGGAATACTGCCTGCTGGCGGGGGATATCATCGAGCATCTCCCCCGGGCCTTTAAAAAAATAATGGAGGATACTTAG
- the acpS gene encoding holo-ACP synthase yields the protein MIASTGIDIAEVKRVEEAITRWGKRFLDKVYTPSEIAFCQGRPNKFQSYAARFAGKEAVSKCLGTGFRRGVYPNLIEIVDNEKSRPTVKLHGRAAEYGRGYTLHLSLSHDRSMVVAVAVMEKI from the coding sequence ATGATAGCATCGACAGGTATTGACATTGCCGAAGTAAAAAGGGTGGAGGAGGCCATAACCCGGTGGGGGAAAAGGTTCCTGGACAAGGTCTATACTCCGTCCGAGATCGCTTTCTGCCAGGGCCGCCCTAACAAGTTTCAGAGCTATGCCGCCAGGTTCGCCGGCAAGGAGGCGGTGTCCAAGTGCCTGGGGACGGGCTTCCGGCGGGGGGTCTATCCCAATCTGATAGAGATCGTGGACAATGAGAAGAGCCGCCCCACAGTAAAACTTCACGGCCGGGCGGCCGAGTACGGCCGGGGGTATACCCTCCACCTGTCTCTCTCACATGACCGGAGCATGGTGGTGGCCGTGGCGGTGATGGAGAAAATATAA
- a CDS encoding DUF1232 domain-containing protein, giving the protein MSKLRLNDIPARLWKELLLMKRIYGDPRLPKKLKFIPGLVIAYLLSPIDIIPDFIPVLGYLDDLIVVGFLLWLFFRLVPEELATHHRTILETEQMKPFDLKELTRTQSAKIKNE; this is encoded by the coding sequence ATGAGCAAGCTCCGATTAAATGATATCCCGGCCAGGCTATGGAAGGAGCTGCTCCTGATGAAGCGGATCTACGGAGATCCCCGCCTGCCCAAAAAGCTGAAATTCATTCCCGGCCTGGTAATCGCATACCTGCTGTCGCCGATAGACATCATCCCGGATTTCATTCCGGTGCTAGGCTATCTGGACGACCTGATAGTGGTGGGATTTTTGTTATGGCTGTTCTTTAGGCTGGTTCCCGAGGAACTGGCCACCCATCACCGGACCATTCTGGAGACCGAGCAAATGAAACCGTTCGATCTTAAGGAGCTGACGAGAACCCAATCCGCTAAAATTAAAAACGAATAA
- a CDS encoding NAD-dependent epimerase/dehydratase family protein, whose protein sequence is MIKSDGKSLALVTGASGFIGSHLTEALLSKGCRVRALVRTTSNLKWLKGLNLELAYGSFEDQSSLTDAVKDVDYIFHIAAAKSGSRQKLFRDNVEAVINLANAAARSAPGLKRFVFSSSQAAAGPSGCLEEPRCESDQCHPLSDYGRSKLEAERQLMKLAEQIPLTIVRPPTVYGPRDTDVFLYFKWISRGLALLPGFKKRYAHMIFVRDLAEGMIGAAQSDAAAGKTYFLSDPQSYSWQEISSAIAQSLNKKPLPLMVPLGLANFAALLAEGGALVAGKDSIFNRQKVREMAERYWTCSPGQAEKDFDFTCRYDLKRGLDITARWYKENGWL, encoded by the coding sequence ATGATTAAATCGGATGGTAAATCATTGGCCCTGGTCACCGGGGCCAGCGGGTTCATTGGCAGCCATTTAACGGAAGCCCTCTTGAGCAAAGGCTGCCGGGTCAGGGCTTTGGTCAGGACCACCAGTAATTTAAAATGGCTCAAAGGTCTGAACCTTGAGCTGGCCTATGGATCATTCGAAGACCAGTCATCTCTGACTGACGCCGTCAAGGATGTGGATTACATATTTCACATCGCCGCCGCCAAGTCCGGTTCCCGGCAGAAACTATTCCGCGATAATGTGGAGGCCGTCATAAATCTGGCCAACGCCGCCGCCAGGTCCGCTCCCGGCCTGAAGAGATTTGTCTTTTCATCCAGCCAGGCGGCGGCCGGACCATCGGGCTGCCTGGAGGAGCCCCGGTGCGAGTCCGACCAATGCCACCCCCTTTCCGATTACGGGCGAAGCAAGCTGGAGGCCGAGCGGCAATTGATGAAATTGGCGGAGCAAATTCCCCTTACCATAGTCCGGCCACCCACGGTCTACGGCCCCCGGGACACCGATGTCTTTTTATATTTTAAATGGATAAGCCGGGGCCTGGCCCTGCTGCCGGGATTCAAAAAAAGGTACGCCCATATGATATTCGTTCGGGACCTGGCCGAAGGGATGATCGGCGCGGCCCAGTCCGATGCCGCGGCTGGCAAAACATATTTCCTGTCCGATCCCCAAAGCTATTCCTGGCAGGAGATCTCCTCCGCCATCGCCCAGAGCCTGAACAAGAAGCCTCTCCCGCTGATGGTTCCGCTGGGCCTGGCCAATTTCGCGGCCCTGCTGGCCGAAGGCGGGGCTTTGGTGGCAGGGAAAGACAGCATCTTCAATCGCCAGAAGGTCCGGGAGATGGCCGAAAGGTACTGGACCTGCTCTCCCGGCCAGGCCGAAAAAGATTTCGACTTCACCTGCCGGTATGATCTGAAAAGGGGGCTGGATATCACCGCCCGGTGGTATAAAGAAAACGGCTGGCTGTAA
- a CDS encoding CapA family protein: MAAVGDIMMGSCYPTPLLPPENGRRLFDDCREILKKADLAFGNLEGPLCDAGKPAKIARKGRSYVFRTPASYAGNLALAGFDVMSLANNHANDFGSGGSLSTRKALALAGISCSGKDGPTAEFNIRGIKIGLIALSVGSPPRSIVHPEEALNEIDSLARIYDILIVSVHGGGEGKSALHIKDAPEKYLNEPRGHLVKFAHQAIDRGADLIIGHGPHVPRAMEVYRDRLIAYSLGNFCTYGGMNLSGESGYAPLLWAELDNQGKYLSFKVHSFIQARPGGPKCDQLDRASELMRKLSKQDFPQSHPYQENDI, translated from the coding sequence ATCGCCGCAGTGGGCGACATCATGATGGGCAGCTGTTATCCTACTCCGCTGCTGCCGCCGGAGAATGGCCGACGCTTATTCGACGACTGTCGGGAGATACTAAAAAAGGCCGACCTGGCCTTCGGCAATCTGGAGGGCCCCTTATGCGACGCCGGCAAGCCGGCCAAGATTGCTAGAAAGGGCAGGTCTTATGTCTTTCGCACTCCGGCATCGTATGCCGGCAACCTGGCCCTGGCCGGGTTCGACGTGATGTCCCTGGCCAACAACCACGCCAATGACTTCGGCTCCGGTGGAAGTTTATCCACCAGAAAGGCTCTGGCCCTGGCCGGCATAAGCTGTAGCGGCAAGGATGGGCCGACTGCCGAGTTCAATATCCGCGGAATTAAAATTGGGCTGATCGCCCTGTCCGTGGGCAGCCCCCCCCGATCGATCGTCCATCCCGAAGAAGCGCTTAACGAGATCGATTCCCTGGCCAGAATTTACGATATCCTGATCGTCTCGGTTCATGGCGGCGGGGAGGGAAAGTCCGCCCTGCATATCAAGGACGCCCCGGAGAAATACCTGAACGAGCCGCGGGGGCACCTGGTTAAATTCGCCCATCAGGCCATCGACCGGGGGGCCGATCTGATAATCGGCCACGGTCCCCATGTCCCCCGGGCCATGGAGGTCTACCGGGACCGGCTGATAGCCTACAGTCTGGGGAATTTCTGCACCTACGGCGGCATGAACTTGAGCGGGGAGTCCGGTTATGCCCCTTTGCTGTGGGCGGAACTTGATAATCAGGGAAAATATTTGAGCTTCAAGGTGCATTCTTTTATCCAAGCCCGACCCGGCGGTCCGAAATGTGACCAGCTGGACAGGGCTTCCGAACTGATGAGAAAATTATCCAAACAGGATTTTCCCCAAAGCCATCCCTATCAGGAAAATGATATCTGA
- a CDS encoding M23 family metallopeptidase, translating to MGLKEKTQFTIVFIPHHGGNTVSVRVPQWLLVCLGCFGVFLLLGLGLVTTGYINKFVDVSMLQKLQVENRILGSKLNEFAVKSADLHKQIAMFVNFDSKVRMMSGLQIIDPDIRQVGIGGGKQEDLPNEVSVKTASSIREVEEDLGRLIREAKLQNESFQELATALEDRQQMWNHMPSIQPTPGWIISDFGYRRDPLTGEMRMHEGIDIAAPGGTIITAPADGVVKSVGSRGNYGLCLEVDHGYGIMTRFAHCSLIRVSQGSRVSRGQVIALVGSTGRTTGPHLHYEVLTNGMASNPANYILSARMF from the coding sequence ATGGGTCTCAAGGAAAAAACTCAATTTACCATAGTGTTTATCCCCCATCACGGGGGTAACACCGTAAGCGTCAGGGTGCCCCAATGGCTTCTGGTATGCCTGGGGTGCTTTGGGGTATTTCTTTTATTGGGCTTGGGCTTGGTAACCACCGGCTATATCAATAAATTTGTCGATGTCTCAATGCTGCAGAAGCTACAGGTAGAAAATCGCATTCTAGGAAGCAAGCTGAACGAGTTTGCGGTAAAATCAGCCGATCTGCACAAACAGATAGCGATGTTCGTGAATTTTGACTCCAAGGTCAGGATGATGTCCGGCCTCCAGATCATAGATCCCGATATCAGGCAGGTGGGCATCGGGGGCGGCAAGCAGGAGGACCTTCCCAATGAGGTTTCGGTAAAGACCGCCTCTTCAATCAGGGAGGTGGAGGAGGACCTTGGCCGGCTTATCAGGGAGGCCAAGCTGCAGAATGAGAGTTTTCAGGAACTGGCAACCGCTCTTGAGGATCGCCAGCAGATGTGGAACCATATGCCCTCCATCCAACCCACTCCCGGATGGATCATCAGCGATTTTGGCTACCGGCGCGATCCCCTGACCGGCGAGATGAGGATGCATGAAGGGATAGATATTGCCGCTCCAGGCGGTACCATCATCACCGCTCCGGCCGACGGGGTGGTCAAATCGGTAGGCTCCCGCGGCAATTATGGGCTATGCCTGGAGGTGGATCATGGCTACGGGATAATGACCAGGTTTGCCCATTGTTCGCTGATTCGGGTCAGCCAGGGTTCCAGGGTGTCGCGCGGCCAGGTTATCGCCTTGGTAGGATCCACCGGAAGGACCACTGGCCCGCATCTGCACTATGAAGTACTTACTAATGGCATGGCTTCAAATCCGGCGAACTATATCCTCTCAGCCCGGATGTTCTGA
- a CDS encoding T9SS type A sorting domain-containing protein, whose protein sequence is MNHRTITSLAVLVLAMSATAAFPGQWIPLAANSNPGRTVGLSSAGFDAIVLDVTLPGLDVSEGKTKDGAYILLSVPDQGYNTELGHPKLPVVSEWVEIPQGARVEASLEVIASESFNLKDKGFDKKIMPVQLPVPKMPGAEEKVPFSIDQSVYSSNEFYGKAKVTLSEPVQMRGHRAVLVSFWPVAYNPVTGDIKAITKAKISLKLSGSDIAGTRKMSAKYRSAAYDSPLSSTLINFGTYESFAKAVPALPINQLIIVGDEYYDALAPLADWDTRKGYRTLVTRTSEIPGGADTSHIRQYIKSQYDGENPPDFVLLVGDVDVVPTYYTNTVPNYPVTDLYYSTMAGTDFVPDLYVSRISVADTIQLHNYIAKYLDYQQGSWTSDHSWMQKAFFTASADYYTVTEATDNYCIARSRAHGMVCDSAYQRLGGSTVDITDAFNNGTTIMTYTGHGWYDSWGGPGFTPSNINSLTNSNKYSFVTSFSCLTGAFASGSYPECFGETWIRAANKGAVAFWGSSVLSYWDEDDILQRRMYDAFLDSGYTWIGGLTFKAKLDFGRYYNWASGPSVSVKIYFEQYNILGSGAIDLYTKQPLTMTVSHPATVPLGPATVNVNVAAGTAVQNALVCLTYKSNGEILATGYTDASGNVSLDIVTTILDSIGLVVTAHNCAPYSGQIKISVAGPCVLHYKHTINDSAGNGNSDINPGEAIALPLWVKNYGSVISTGTVKGTLRTTSNQAAITDSFYNFGLVYSGDSAQYSSGYKFNVSPACTNGTIIPFTLECHDTENSWTTNFTVKVSAPKLFYSTYCIIDPAPANNNSFAEPGETDSLRVYLKNKGLQTADNVTAILSSSDPYVAIVSDSSGYGDIQPDSAGGSAIPYLLTFGTPPQNPYYARLRLQMKTLGGTLVQYDSFMLAIASPGFYDNVEDSILTNQYQAGNLWHTTEYTAYSPTTCWRCGVGDDQPYINYMNSSLVTPEFAVGTQATVSFWHKYWIESNYDYGFVEYSTDDGSSWTELANFTGTLSDWTEQSYDINGIPVGSKVLLKFRFTSDVSVTGLGWHIDDISVTTPTGVAVRPEEPKLSGVLKLNRSHPNPMRSNAAISYQVPSKSQVTLTVYNILGQTIRLLDSGEKAPGLYQVNWDGRDSRGNNMSSGIYFYRLAAGAVTLTQKLILVR, encoded by the coding sequence ATGAATCATAGAACAATCACATCACTGGCCGTTCTGGTCCTGGCAATGTCAGCCACCGCGGCTTTTCCCGGGCAATGGATCCCGCTGGCCGCCAACAGCAACCCCGGGAGGACAGTAGGATTGTCAAGCGCCGGTTTCGACGCCATCGTATTGGATGTTACCTTGCCGGGGCTTGATGTCTCAGAGGGAAAAACCAAGGACGGCGCATATATCCTGCTTTCAGTTCCGGACCAGGGATATAACACCGAGCTGGGCCATCCCAAATTGCCGGTGGTTTCTGAATGGGTGGAGATACCGCAGGGAGCCAGGGTTGAAGCCTCTCTGGAGGTGATCGCCTCGGAGAGCTTTAATCTGAAGGACAAGGGCTTTGATAAAAAGATAATGCCGGTCCAGCTTCCGGTGCCCAAGATGCCGGGAGCGGAAGAGAAGGTTCCCTTCAGCATAGATCAATCGGTGTACTCCAGCAACGAATTTTACGGCAAAGCCAAAGTCACGCTATCCGAGCCGGTCCAGATGAGAGGACACCGGGCGGTGTTGGTTAGTTTCTGGCCGGTGGCCTATAATCCGGTGACCGGGGATATAAAAGCCATTACCAAGGCTAAAATATCCTTAAAACTATCGGGCTCCGATATCGCCGGAACCAGGAAGATGTCAGCCAAGTATCGGTCGGCGGCATACGACAGCCCGTTGTCATCGACCTTGATCAATTTCGGCACATACGAATCATTCGCCAAGGCCGTTCCCGCTCTGCCCATAAACCAACTTATCATCGTGGGCGATGAATATTATGATGCATTGGCGCCCCTGGCGGATTGGGACACCCGTAAGGGATACCGGACACTGGTCACCAGAACCTCTGAGATCCCCGGAGGGGCCGATACCAGCCATATTCGTCAATATATAAAAAGCCAGTACGACGGGGAGAACCCGCCGGACTTTGTTCTATTAGTGGGCGATGTAGACGTTGTTCCCACTTATTATACCAATACCGTACCGAACTACCCTGTTACTGATTTGTATTATTCAACCATGGCGGGAACGGATTTCGTGCCAGATCTGTATGTCAGCCGGATCTCGGTGGCCGACACCATTCAGTTGCATAACTATATTGCCAAATACCTGGACTACCAGCAGGGGTCCTGGACCAGCGATCATTCCTGGATGCAGAAAGCTTTCTTCACAGCTTCAGCGGATTATTATACTGTGACTGAAGCGACCGATAACTATTGTATTGCCCGAAGCCGGGCGCACGGGATGGTGTGCGATTCGGCCTATCAGCGTTTGGGTGGTTCCACGGTTGACATTACAGATGCCTTTAATAACGGAACTACCATCATGACCTACACTGGCCATGGTTGGTATGATAGCTGGGGCGGGCCAGGTTTTACACCATCAAATATAAACTCATTGACTAACAGTAATAAATATTCATTTGTTACCAGTTTTTCTTGCTTGACGGGTGCCTTTGCGAGTGGTTCCTATCCCGAATGTTTCGGAGAAACGTGGATCAGAGCAGCGAACAAAGGAGCCGTTGCTTTCTGGGGCTCCTCGGTACTCTCCTATTGGGATGAGGACGATATCCTCCAGCGTCGCATGTATGATGCTTTTCTGGATAGCGGCTATACTTGGATAGGGGGATTGACTTTTAAAGCTAAACTTGATTTTGGCCGTTACTATAATTGGGCCAGCGGCCCAAGCGTATCTGTAAAAATATATTTTGAACAGTATAATATTCTGGGCAGCGGTGCCATTGACCTGTACACCAAGCAGCCCCTGACCATGACCGTCAGCCACCCGGCCACGGTACCGCTGGGTCCGGCCACTGTGAATGTCAATGTAGCGGCCGGGACCGCGGTGCAGAACGCCCTGGTCTGTCTGACCTATAAATCAAACGGAGAGATCCTGGCCACGGGGTACACCGATGCCTCGGGCAATGTATCTCTTGATATCGTAACCACCATCCTCGACAGCATCGGCCTGGTAGTAACAGCTCACAATTGTGCGCCGTATTCCGGGCAGATAAAAATCTCGGTGGCCGGCCCCTGCGTACTACACTACAAGCATACCATTAATGATTCGGCCGGAAACGGCAACAGTGATATCAACCCCGGCGAAGCGATAGCCCTGCCCCTGTGGGTGAAGAATTACGGCAGTGTCATATCAACCGGGACGGTCAAGGGAACCTTGAGAACCACCAGCAATCAGGCAGCCATCACCGACAGCTTCTACAATTTCGGACTGGTCTATTCCGGGGACTCGGCCCAGTACTCTTCGGGATACAAGTTCAATGTCTCACCGGCCTGCACCAACGGGACCATCATTCCCTTCACGCTGGAATGTCATGATACCGAAAATAGCTGGACCACCAATTTTACAGTCAAGGTCTCCGCGCCCAAGCTGTTTTACAGCACCTACTGTATAATCGACCCCGCTCCGGCCAACAATAACAGCTTCGCCGAGCCCGGGGAGACCGATAGCCTGAGGGTATATCTTAAGAACAAAGGGCTGCAAACGGCAGACAATGTCACGGCCATTCTATCCAGCAGTGATCCGTATGTTGCCATAGTAAGCGACAGCTCAGGCTACGGAGATATACAGCCCGACAGCGCTGGAGGTTCGGCTATTCCCTATCTGCTGACCTTCGGAACCCCGCCTCAAAATCCGTATTATGCCCGGCTCAGGCTGCAGATGAAAACCCTGGGGGGCACGCTTGTTCAGTATGACAGCTTTATGCTGGCCATTGCCAGCCCTGGTTTTTACGACAACGTGGAGGACAGCATTCTGACCAACCAATACCAGGCCGGTAACCTGTGGCATACCACGGAATACACCGCTTACAGTCCCACCACCTGCTGGCGTTGCGGAGTAGGGGACGATCAACCATATATAAACTACATGAACTCGTCGCTGGTTACTCCGGAGTTCGCAGTGGGTACCCAGGCGACGGTGTCATTCTGGCATAAATATTGGATAGAATCGAACTATGATTACGGTTTTGTGGAATACAGCACCGATGACGGTTCAAGTTGGACCGAGTTGGCCAATTTTACCGGTACGTTGAGCGATTGGACCGAGCAATCATATGATATAAACGGTATTCCTGTCGGCTCCAAAGTACTGCTCAAGTTCCGTTTCACTTCTGATGTTTCTGTGACAGGTTTGGGCTGGCACATTGATGATATCTCGGTGACAACTCCAACCGGAGTGGCCGTCCGTCCGGAGGAGCCTAAGCTTTCAGGGGTCTTAAAACTTAACCGCAGCCATCCCAACCCCATGCGTTCCAACGCTGCGATATCCTATCAGGTGCCCAGCAAATCACAAGTTACCCTGACTGTTTACAATATCCTGGGTCAAACTATCAGATTGCTGGATTCCGGAGAAAAAGCCCCCGGCCTATACCAAGTGAATTGGGATGGCCGGGACAGCCGGGGAAATAATATGTCTTCGGGCATCTATTTCTACCGGCTGGCAGCCGGAGCTGTCACTTTGACCCAAAAACTGATTTTGGTAAGGTGA